The Opisthocomus hoazin isolate bOpiHoa1 chromosome W, bOpiHoa1.hap1, whole genome shotgun sequence genome includes a region encoding these proteins:
- the LOC142365568 gene encoding UPF0729 protein C18orf32 homolog: MVCIPCIVIPVLLWVYKKFLEPYIYPVIVPFIKRVWPKKAVQEPTAAKQGQAGSAGNPWAPSATRRDQEDESGTYKFESDGIANGIAAKISTEVSDKKTD, encoded by the exons ATGGTGTGCATTCCTTGCATTGTCATTCCCGTTCTCCTCTGGGTGTACAAGAAGTTCCTTGAACCCTACATCTATCCCGTTATCGTGCCCTTCATCAAGCGCGTATGGCCCAAGAAAGCTGTGCAAGAACCGACAGCCGCAAAACAAGGTCAAGCAGGCAGCGCTGGAAATCCATGGGCACCTTCCGCCACGAGAAGAGATCAAGAGGATGAGTCTGGGACGTATAAA tttgaaAGTGATGGCATTGCAAATGGAATCGCTGCAAAGATATCCACAGAGGTTTCTGACAAGAAAACGGATTAA
- the LOC104335614 gene encoding endothelial lipase — MWSLVFLLCIAVTCSVSAEGAPRAAEPALLRGDATVAEPLEDEQERMPTPKPQVKFNLCSTPDAEEDSCALAIGQHECLEHCKFNVTAKTFFIIHGWTISGMFETWLGSLVSALREREKDANVVVVDWLLLAHQLYTDAVNNTQIVGKSIARLLDWLQENPLFQLKNVHLIGYSLGAHVAGFAGNHVHGTIGRITGLDPAGPMFEGVDPSKRLSPDDANFVDVLHTYTREMLGVSIGIHMPVGHVDIYPNGGDFQPGCGLSDVLGAIAYGTIGEVVKCEHERSVHLFVDSLVNQDKQNFAFQCTDSSRFKKGICLSCRKNRCNGIGYNARKTRNKRNSKMYLKTRADMPFKVYHYQMKTHVFSYKSLGEADPTFSVTLHGTNGDSEPLSLEMLDQIGLNATNTFLVYTEEDMGELLKIKLSWEGTSQSWYDLWKELKSYWYRPVKSSQELHIRRIRVKSGETQQRFAFCVEDSQLTSISPGKELWFVKCTEEWQKRSVPNLL, encoded by the exons ATGTGGAGCCTGGTCTTCCTGCTCTGCATCGCCGTGACCTGTAGCGTCTCGGCGGAAGGCGCCCCGCGGGCGGCCGAGCCCGCTCTGCTGCGGGGAG ATGCCACCGTCGCCGAGCCGCTGGAGGACGAGCAGGAGCGTATGCCGACACCGAAACCGCAGGTGAAGTTCAACCTCTGCTCCACACCGGACGCCGAAGAGGACAGTTGCGCGCTCGCCATCGGCCAGCACGAGTGTCTGGAGCACTGCAAGTTCAATGTGACGGCGAAAACCTTCTTCATCATCCACGGCTGGACA ATAAGTGGTATGTTTGAAACCTGGCTGGGCAGCTTGGTATCCGCTCTTcgggagagggagaaggatgcCAACGTGGTCGTGGTGGACTGGCTTTTACTTGCCCACCAGCTCTATACCGATGCGGTGAACAACACACAGATCGTTGGAAAAAGCATTGCGAGGCTGCTTGACTGGTTACAG gagaACCCTCTCTTCCAGCTCAAGAACGTCCACCTGATCGGGTACAGCCTGGGCGCCCACGTTGCCGGCTTTGCTGGTAACCACGTCCATGGGACAATAGGCAGAATTACAG GCTTGGATCCGGCTGGCCCTATGTTTGAAGGAGTGGACCCTAGCAAGCGCCTCTCCCCTGATGATGCTAACTTTGTGGATGTCCTTCACACCTACACAAGGGAAATGCTAGGCGTTAGCATCGGGATCCATATGCCTGTAGGCCACGTTGACATCTACCCCAATGGGGGAGACTTCCAGCCTGGCTGTGGATTAAGCGATGTCTTGGGAGCAATTGCCTATGGGA CAATCGGTGAAGTTGTTAAATGTGAACATGAGCGGTCTGTGCACCTCTTCGTGGACTCCCTCGTGAACCAGGACAAACAAAACTTTGCATTTCAATGTACCGATTCCAGTCGCTTCAAGAAGGGCATCTGCCTGAGCTGCCGGAAGAACCGCTGCAACGGCATTGGCTACAACGCCAGGAAAACACGGAACAAACGAAACAGCAAGATGTACTTAAAAACAAGAGCTGACATGCCGTTCAAAG TCTACCATTATCAGATGAAAACGCATGTCTTCAGCTACAAAAGCTTGGGAGAGGCTGACCCCACTTTCTCCGTCACCCTTCATGGCACCAATGGAGACTCCGAACCCCTCTCTTTAGAAAT GCTTGATCAAATTGGCTTAAATGCTACTAACACCTTCCTGGTCTATACTGAAGAGGACATGGGTGAACTCTTAAAAATAAAGCTCAGCTGGGAGGGAACATCTCAGTCATGGTACGATCTGTGGAAAGAGCTGAAGAGCTACTGGTACCGGCCTGTGAAGTCTTCCCAGGAACTGCATATCAGACGTATACGTGTGAAATCTGGGGAAACGCAACAGAG GTTTGCTTTCTGTGTGGAGGATTCCCAGCTAACCAGTATATCTCCTGGTAAAGAGCTCTGGTTTGTGAAGTGCACAGAGGAATGGCAAAAAAG
- the LOC142365544 gene encoding large ribosomal subunit protein uL22, with the protein MVRYSLDPENPTKSCKSRGSNLRVHFKNTRETAQAIKGMHIRKATKYLKDVTLKKQCVPFRRYNGGVGRCAQAKQWGWTQGRWPKKSAEFLLHMLKNAESNAELKGLDVDSLVIEHIQVNKAPKMRRRTYRAHGRINPYMSSPCHIEMILTEKEQIVPKPEEEVAQKKKISQKKLKKQKLMARE; encoded by the exons ATGGTGCGCTACTCTCTGGACCCGGAGAACCCCACGAAAT CGTGCAAGTCGCGGGGATCTAACCTGCGAGTCCATTTCAAG AACACCCGTGAGACCGCCCAGGCCATCAAGGGGATGCACATCCGCAAGGCCACCAAGTACCTGAAGGATGTCACGCTGAAGAAGCAGTGCGTTCCTTTCCGCCGCTACAACGGGGGGGTCGGCCGCTGTGCCCAG GCCAAGCAGTGGGGCTGGACGCAGGGACGCTGGCCGAAGAAAAGCGCCGAGTTCCTGCTGCACATGCTCAAAAATGCAGAGAGCAACGCGGAGCTCAAG GGTCTGGACGTGGACTCTCTGGTCATTGAGCACATCCAGGTGAACAAGGCTCCCAAGATGCGCCGGCGCACCTACAGAGCCCACGGCCGGATCAACCCCTACATGAGCTCCCCGTGCCACATCGAGATGATCCTCACTGAGAAGGAGCAAATCGTCCCCAagccggaggaggaggtggccCAGAAGAAGAAG ATATCCCAGAAGAAGCTGAAGAAGCAGAAGCTGATGGCCCGGGAGTGA